A stretch of Petrotoga mexicana DSM 14811 DNA encodes these proteins:
- the rsxA gene encoding electron transport complex subunit RsxA, which produces MNLILLFISAALVNNIILTRFLGICPFLGVSRSKSSAIGMSIAVIFVMTIAGVITWLLNQILIMLGVEFLRTIVFILVIAVLVQFVEFFIKKSSPALYEALGIYLPLITTNCAILGIALLNIQTNYTFIESVVNSFASGLGFSLALIIFSSIREKMQLNNVPKPFQGTALALITAGLLSMAFMGFSGLVKL; this is translated from the coding sequence ATGAATCTTATCCTTCTGTTTATTTCAGCCGCTTTAGTTAACAATATTATTTTAACTAGATTTTTAGGTATTTGCCCTTTTTTAGGAGTTTCTAGAAGCAAGAGTTCCGCTATTGGAATGTCTATCGCTGTAATTTTTGTCATGACGATAGCGGGAGTAATAACTTGGCTCTTAAATCAGATACTAATAATGCTTGGAGTAGAATTTTTGAGAACGATCGTGTTTATTCTTGTAATTGCTGTACTTGTTCAATTTGTTGAGTTCTTTATTAAAAAATCAAGCCCAGCCCTTTACGAAGCCTTGGGAATATACTTGCCCCTTATAACAACTAACTGTGCAATATTGGGGATCGCATTGTTAAACATACAAACTAATTACACCTTTATCGAAAGTGTGGTAAACTCTTTTGCCTCTGGATTGGGGTTTTCGCTAGCATTGATAATATTTTCTTCAATAAGAGAAAAAATGCAACTAAACAACGTTCCGAAACCTTTCCAAGGTACCGCTTTAGCGCTAATAACAGCTGGACTTCTTTCAATGGCTTTTATGGGGTTTTCAGGTTTAGTAAAATTGTGA
- the rsxE gene encoding electron transport complex subunit RsxE — MADLKNFTNGLIKNNPVFVQVLGMCPTLATTTSAENGLGMGIATLSVLTMSNIVISLIRKIVPKKIRIPIYIVVIASFVTMIDLIMHGLTYELWQTLGIFIPLIVVNCIIMGRAESFASKNGVVDSILDALGIGLGFTGALVLLGSVRELLGNGTIFGFPIWGEAINLYLFILPPGAFITLGLLLGMFNSIGINRENKKKKAGAKK, encoded by the coding sequence ATGGCTGATCTAAAAAACTTTACCAACGGTTTGATAAAAAACAATCCCGTTTTTGTTCAGGTATTGGGAATGTGTCCTACTTTAGCTACAACCACAAGCGCAGAAAATGGTTTAGGTATGGGAATAGCCACTCTATCTGTCTTAACAATGTCAAACATTGTCATTTCTTTGATCAGAAAAATAGTTCCTAAAAAGATAAGAATACCTATTTATATTGTAGTTATAGCCTCTTTTGTAACAATGATAGATCTCATAATGCATGGATTAACATACGAATTATGGCAGACTTTGGGAATATTTATACCTTTGATAGTTGTTAACTGTATCATTATGGGAAGGGCAGAGTCTTTCGCATCGAAAAATGGAGTTGTAGATTCAATACTTGACGCCTTGGGAATCGGTTTAGGTTTTACAGGCGCCCTTGTATTATTGGGATCGGTAAGAGAATTATTGGGTAATGGAACAATCTTTGGTTTTCCTATTTGGGGAGAAGCCATTAATTTATACCTTTTCATACTCCCACCTGGTGCCTTCATAACTTTAGGACTTTTACTTGGAATGTTCAATTCAATAGGTATAAATAGAGAAAACAAAAAGAAGAAGGCAGGTGCTAAAAAATGA
- a CDS encoding RnfABCDGE type electron transport complex subunit G → MREYIKTGLILAAFMVAAGFLVSVVYNFVNPMIVQSEFNNTLSAIEEVLKDANTGEYLVSNIPTNEEQLEKNIWKEDPNGVLYVSQKNAKVYSPVYKFTENNSEIYVMTVSGVGYGGDVVSVISFVKNDDGKINLNKIEVINYSQETPGLGARISEESVKKRFSLIPESGLNVGVKVDKDAGVNVPTNSINNYKEQGVVKTSDVMTGATITPRAVADSINAAVEFLKEEGVM, encoded by the coding sequence ATGCGTGAATATATAAAAACAGGTTTAATTTTAGCCGCTTTTATGGTTGCTGCCGGATTTTTAGTATCTGTTGTTTACAATTTTGTGAATCCAATGATAGTACAATCAGAATTCAATAATACATTGTCAGCGATAGAAGAAGTCTTAAAAGATGCAAATACGGGTGAATATTTAGTTTCTAATATTCCCACCAACGAAGAACAGTTAGAAAAAAACATATGGAAAGAAGATCCAAATGGGGTTTTATACGTAAGTCAAAAAAACGCAAAAGTCTATTCCCCCGTTTATAAGTTTACTGAAAATAACTCTGAAATTTATGTCATGACAGTTTCGGGAGTAGGATACGGAGGAGATGTAGTTAGCGTTATTTCGTTCGTCAAAAACGATGATGGTAAAATTAATTTGAATAAAATAGAAGTAATTAATTATTCACAAGAAACCCCGGGACTAGGGGCCAGAATTTCTGAAGAATCTGTGAAAAAAAGATTTAGCTTGATCCCAGAATCAGGTTTAAATGTAGGCGTTAAAGTCGATAAAGACGCTGGTGTTAATGTCCCAACTAATTCAATAAATAATTACAAAGAACAAGGTGTGGTAAAAACTAGTGATGTAATGACAGGAGCAACAATTACTCCTAGAGCGGTTGCAGATTCAATTAATGCGGCTGTAGAATTTTTAAAAGAGGAAGGGGTGATGTGA
- a CDS encoding RnfABCDGE type electron transport complex subunit D has product MKLSTEAAPHFRTNNTTRKIMIDVLISLIPVVIASTWIFGFRALFIMLFSMVFAETLDFSIVRFVRKQKDHIPDFSASVTGLLLGMNLSLAVNWWQIMLGVVVAIILAKQVFGGLGQNFFNPALVGRAFMVISFPTAMTTWYVPFYYQNPDIVTSASPLGIISEEGMNTVLQNYTYWDMFIGRIPGSIGEVSALALIIGFIYLVIKGRIKLMIPVSYIGTVLIFSSVFYMVDPTKFGTPLFHLLAGGLILGALFMATDMVTSPMTKIGQLVFGMGAGILTMIIRFFGSYPEGVSFSILIMNAFVPLIDDWLKPKIYGTTKGEIKHA; this is encoded by the coding sequence TTGAAACTTAGCACTGAAGCGGCACCCCATTTTAGAACTAACAATACTACTAGAAAAATTATGATCGATGTTTTAATATCATTGATACCTGTGGTTATTGCCTCAACGTGGATCTTTGGTTTTAGAGCGCTTTTCATTATGTTATTTTCTATGGTTTTTGCAGAAACTTTGGACTTTTCGATCGTTCGTTTTGTAAGGAAGCAAAAAGACCATATCCCTGATTTTTCCGCTTCTGTTACAGGATTACTCTTAGGTATGAACCTTTCTTTAGCCGTAAACTGGTGGCAAATTATGTTAGGAGTAGTGGTTGCGATAATTTTAGCAAAACAAGTTTTTGGAGGTTTAGGTCAAAACTTTTTTAACCCCGCATTAGTTGGAAGGGCCTTTATGGTGATATCTTTCCCTACAGCTATGACTACCTGGTATGTACCTTTTTATTACCAGAATCCTGATATTGTTACTTCTGCCTCCCCTTTAGGAATAATTTCTGAAGAAGGAATGAACACAGTACTCCAAAATTATACTTACTGGGATATGTTCATCGGCAGAATTCCTGGTTCTATCGGGGAAGTTAGTGCTTTAGCTTTAATTATTGGTTTCATATACTTAGTCATTAAAGGCAGAATAAAATTGATGATCCCTGTATCCTATATAGGAACGGTTTTAATTTTTAGCTCTGTTTTTTATATGGTTGATCCTACCAAATTTGGAACTCCCTTGTTCCATCTTTTAGCAGGTGGCTTAATATTAGGTGCTTTGTTTATGGCAACAGATATGGTTACTTCTCCAATGACCAAAATAGGCCAACTCGTTTTTGGAATGGGAGCTGGTATTTTGACGATGATCATAAGATTCTTTGGTAGTTACCCCGAAGGTGTTTCCTTTTCAATCCTTATCATGAACGCGTTTGTCCCCTTGATAGATGATTGGTTAAAACCCAAAATTTATGGAACAACCAAAGGGGAGATAAAACATGCGTGA
- the rsxC gene encoding electron transport complex subunit RsxC, with product MPILTFKGGVHPPQKKHFTKDKPFEKLPLPDFVYLFTTNHLGAPAKPLVKEGDQVKTGQLVAEATSTISANIHSSVTGEVIGIESFINASTGRKDNAIVIKRTSEDIWEYIEHDENFKKFSKEELINIVKKAGIVGLGGAMFPSHVKLNIPANKKVEYLIINGAECEPYITVDDMIMKTYTEEIIKGIKIIEYIVNPEKIYVGIEENKPEAIKAMKNSLKNENIEVAILKTKYPQGAEKQLIKAITKREVPSGGLPIDAGALVFNISTTYAIYDAVINGKPLVERGITLSGGVKKPGNYWFRIGTKVSDLLNQVGLVEEEKIDRIIYGGPMMGLPLPSIDLPTFKGNNAITVLTKEEIPQKHEYPCIRCASCVKACPMGLQPYYLKKLADARKNDIAQENGIMDCIECGACSYICPSNIELVKTFKTTKKVIKAIQKRRV from the coding sequence GTGCCAATATTAACTTTTAAAGGTGGTGTACATCCGCCCCAGAAAAAGCATTTTACAAAGGACAAGCCTTTTGAAAAACTACCTTTGCCCGATTTTGTATACCTATTCACAACTAACCATCTCGGTGCTCCTGCAAAGCCACTCGTAAAAGAAGGAGACCAAGTGAAAACAGGGCAATTAGTAGCAGAGGCTACAAGTACTATTTCTGCAAACATACATTCTTCTGTTACGGGGGAAGTTATTGGTATAGAATCATTTATAAATGCTTCCACAGGAAGAAAGGATAACGCAATCGTAATAAAGAGAACCTCGGAAGATATTTGGGAATATATAGAACACGATGAGAATTTTAAAAAATTTTCAAAGGAAGAACTAATTAACATTGTTAAAAAAGCCGGTATAGTAGGATTAGGCGGAGCAATGTTCCCATCTCATGTAAAATTAAATATACCTGCAAACAAAAAAGTCGAGTACTTAATAATCAACGGAGCAGAATGTGAACCATACATAACTGTCGATGATATGATAATGAAAACATATACAGAAGAAATCATAAAAGGAATAAAAATAATAGAATATATAGTTAATCCAGAAAAAATTTATGTGGGCATCGAAGAAAACAAACCTGAAGCAATAAAAGCCATGAAAAACTCTTTAAAAAATGAAAATATCGAGGTTGCAATTTTAAAAACAAAATATCCTCAAGGTGCAGAAAAGCAATTAATCAAAGCTATAACGAAAAGGGAAGTTCCTTCAGGAGGATTACCTATTGACGCAGGGGCTTTAGTTTTTAACATTTCCACTACCTATGCAATCTATGACGCAGTAATCAACGGAAAGCCTTTAGTTGAACGCGGAATCACTTTGAGCGGAGGTGTTAAAAAACCTGGTAACTATTGGTTCCGAATTGGAACTAAGGTTTCAGACCTTTTAAATCAAGTAGGACTCGTTGAAGAGGAAAAGATAGACAGAATAATCTATGGTGGCCCAATGATGGGATTGCCTTTACCAAGTATTGATTTACCGACTTTCAAGGGAAACAATGCAATTACCGTTTTAACAAAAGAAGAGATACCCCAAAAGCATGAATATCCATGTATTAGATGCGCTTCTTGTGTTAAAGCATGCCCTATGGGACTTCAACCTTATTATCTAAAAAAACTTGCTGATGCTAGAAAAAACGATATCGCACAAGAAAATGGAATTATGGATTGTATAGAATGTGGTGCTTGTTCGTATATTTGCCCATCAAATATAGAGCTAGTTAAAACATTCAAGACAACAAAAAAGGTTATAAAAGCCATTCAAAAAAGGAGGGTTTGA
- a CDS encoding sigma-70 family RNA polymerase sigma factor, translated as MIEKDKSADFESKSTDVSQVDKSSKVKKYSLSLTIKKDPSNFTDEILRKIKKKLSKDQKTVTFEEIDESIPSKMREEFTLGFLITVYNELKKSNISVIDSSIHHFYEEDEEEKDLEANEAFKDSGEYEEIFEDFGDVEVEMCDNISLQDPIKIYLKEISKSKLLTPSRERKLARKAQMGDKRAREELIKANLRLVISIAKRYVGHGLGFLDLIQEGNIGLMKAVAKFDWKKGYKFSTYSYWWIRQAITRAIADQGRTVRIPVHLVETINRMNRVINKYVQEHGEVPDLEELSVLMDKPVDKMKEVLISAKNIFSLNAPISNDVDAEGESEVLDFIDSDSPTPDEEGRKMIIRQKMEMIIDTLSPKEAMILKMRYGFIDGKQKTLEEVGEFFNVTRERIRQIESKSIRKLKHPARKKMIENIMQEY; from the coding sequence ATGATTGAAAAAGACAAAAGTGCAGATTTTGAATCAAAAAGCACAGATGTTTCACAGGTCGATAAAAGCTCAAAAGTCAAAAAATATTCTTTATCTTTAACTATTAAAAAGGATCCTTCCAACTTCACTGATGAAATATTAAGAAAAATCAAAAAAAAGCTGTCGAAGGATCAGAAAACAGTGACTTTTGAAGAAATTGATGAATCTATTCCGAGCAAAATGCGTGAGGAGTTTACACTAGGATTTTTAATAACTGTTTACAATGAATTAAAGAAATCTAATATTTCTGTTATAGATAGCTCGATACATCATTTTTATGAAGAAGACGAAGAAGAAAAAGATTTAGAGGCCAATGAAGCGTTTAAAGATTCTGGAGAATACGAAGAGATTTTCGAAGATTTTGGTGATGTTGAAGTCGAGATGTGTGATAATATTTCATTGCAGGATCCGATTAAAATATATTTAAAAGAGATTAGTAAGAGCAAATTATTAACACCTTCAAGAGAAAGAAAACTAGCAAGAAAGGCACAGATGGGGGACAAACGAGCCAGGGAGGAGCTTATAAAAGCTAATCTGAGATTAGTTATTAGCATTGCAAAAAGGTATGTTGGCCATGGATTAGGCTTTTTGGATCTCATACAAGAAGGAAATATTGGTTTAATGAAAGCTGTCGCTAAATTTGATTGGAAAAAAGGTTATAAATTCTCTACTTATTCTTATTGGTGGATACGCCAGGCTATAACAAGAGCGATTGCGGATCAAGGAAGGACTGTAAGAATTCCAGTTCATTTGGTAGAAACGATAAATAGAATGAATAGGGTGATAAATAAATATGTTCAAGAACATGGTGAAGTGCCTGATTTAGAAGAGCTCTCTGTTTTGATGGACAAGCCGGTAGATAAGATGAAAGAGGTATTAATTAGTGCCAAAAATATATTCTCCTTAAATGCTCCAATTTCTAACGATGTAGATGCAGAAGGAGAAAGTGAAGTACTCGATTTTATTGACTCTGATTCACCCACCCCCGATGAAGAGGGAAGAAAGATGATTATTCGACAAAAAATGGAAATGATCATTGACACGCTCTCACCTAAAGAAGCTATGATACTAAAAATGAGATATGGTTTCATAGATGGGAAACAAAAAACGCTTGAAGAAGTTGGAGAATTTTTTAACGTAACAAGAGAAAGAATAAGGCAGATAGAGTCCAAATCTATCAGGAAGTTAAAACATCCCGCTAGAAAAAAGATGATAGAAAATATTATGCAGGAATATTAA
- the jag gene encoding RNA-binding cell elongation regulator Jag/EloR yields MLKLQGKTKFEGTDLESVLEKAKSDFNASCIDEISYKIIQEPSKGFLGIGKKPLIIEAYPNEKYLINRVKNFLKNILSYFEEDVDININYHNKNLKVFLEGENLGKVIGKQGRNLGALQHLTMIYVNRMTDTKCDVKLDVGDYRRNRKKNLELIADNAAKKAITTHEKVELAPMFSFERKIIHKYINYNYPKLHTVSIGLEPYRKVVIYPSKNGHN; encoded by the coding sequence TTGCTTAAATTACAAGGTAAGACGAAATTTGAAGGAACTGATTTGGAATCGGTTTTAGAAAAAGCAAAATCAGATTTTAACGCATCATGTATCGATGAGATTTCTTATAAGATTATTCAAGAACCTTCCAAGGGGTTTCTAGGGATAGGTAAAAAACCTCTCATTATCGAAGCTTATCCTAATGAAAAATATCTTATCAATAGAGTAAAAAATTTTTTGAAAAATATTCTTTCTTATTTTGAAGAAGATGTTGATATCAATATAAATTATCACAATAAGAACTTGAAAGTTTTTTTAGAAGGGGAAAACTTGGGTAAAGTAATAGGTAAACAGGGGCGGAACCTTGGAGCCCTACAGCATTTAACAATGATTTATGTCAATAGGATGACAGATACTAAATGTGATGTTAAATTGGATGTGGGGGATTATAGAAGGAATAGGAAAAAAAACCTAGAACTAATAGCCGATAATGCTGCCAAGAAGGCAATAACGACTCATGAAAAGGTAGAATTGGCCCCCATGTTTTCTTTTGAAAGAAAAATAATTCACAAATACATCAATTATAATTATCCAAAATTACACACTGTCTCCATAGGGTTAGAACCGTATAGAAAAGTAGTAATTTACCCATCAAAAAATGGTCACAATTAA
- the yidC gene encoding membrane protein insertase YidC: MKKGLFILTLLLFLNFIAFAIPEITVSESSLNNEINIEMKLYRLKLDQNGHILNFELYNSRTKKYNLVYEYTGDSYNILDTQNMTEILPSNYNIRLAEDQSYIEVNYFFPNGGQKTYKFYNDPNYHFDVQFKNLNGYVVLPSISLSSGIRYSDNVFVSYIDKSLLTGEALDSTLAIYTPEEIEFSQNQYLFPLDYSDQKIISYLGPTKKIFIKETFDGLEEGNIYSTVIDLMQDLGKFGPFTNIFYWFVNFFWWLFKVTGNFGWAIILFTLIVNAILFPVYGRQKKSMIEMKQLQPELDKIRKKYKNPQKQQEEMMKLYKEKGVNPAGGCLTSLIPLPIMIILWQVIYYFEGSYAYNPRFLFWTDLSQGGFQANFFLLLIAIIASLINALLMSQDARSAWTSVIMSVVFPFILIGLPVGVFIYYSMNSVIQTLLTFVYNRIYNVKGITIRQLVGLGPKPVRR, encoded by the coding sequence TTGAAAAAAGGATTGTTTATTTTGACGTTACTCTTATTTTTGAACTTTATCGCCTTTGCAATACCAGAGATAACGGTATCAGAGAGTTCTTTGAATAACGAAATTAATATCGAAATGAAATTATACAGACTGAAGTTAGATCAAAATGGACATATTTTAAATTTCGAACTCTACAATAGTAGAACGAAAAAATATAATTTAGTTTATGAGTATACAGGAGATAGCTACAATATTTTAGATACTCAAAATATGACAGAAATTTTACCAAGTAACTATAATATAAGATTGGCGGAAGATCAAAGTTATATCGAAGTAAATTACTTTTTCCCCAATGGAGGGCAGAAGACTTATAAGTTTTACAACGATCCTAACTATCATTTTGATGTTCAATTTAAAAACTTGAATGGTTACGTTGTTTTACCTAGCATATCCCTTTCATCTGGAATAAGATATAGTGACAATGTTTTTGTTTCATACATTGATAAATCACTTTTAACAGGTGAGGCTTTAGATTCTACACTAGCCATTTACACCCCGGAAGAGATAGAATTCTCTCAAAACCAATACTTATTCCCATTAGATTATTCGGATCAAAAAATAATCTCATATTTAGGTCCAACCAAGAAAATTTTTATAAAAGAAACGTTTGATGGTTTAGAAGAAGGAAATATTTACTCCACAGTAATAGATTTAATGCAGGATCTAGGAAAGTTTGGACCTTTCACTAATATTTTTTATTGGTTCGTGAACTTTTTCTGGTGGCTATTTAAAGTGACAGGGAATTTTGGTTGGGCTATAATACTTTTTACCCTCATAGTAAATGCAATATTATTCCCTGTATATGGCAGGCAAAAGAAATCCATGATCGAAATGAAACAGTTACAACCAGAGCTTGACAAAATAAGGAAAAAATATAAGAACCCTCAAAAACAACAAGAAGAAATGATGAAATTGTACAAGGAAAAAGGAGTTAACCCTGCCGGAGGTTGTTTGACTTCTTTGATTCCTCTGCCCATTATGATCATATTATGGCAGGTAATTTATTATTTTGAAGGTAGTTATGCATACAACCCCAGATTCCTCTTTTGGACAGATCTTTCTCAAGGCGGTTTCCAAGCCAATTTTTTCTTACTATTAATAGCTATAATTGCTTCTTTAATAAATGCCCTTTTAATGTCGCAAGATGCCAGGAGCGCATGGACGTCGGTCATTATGTCTGTAGTGTTCCCTTTCATTTTAATTGGATTACCAGTCGGGGTATTCATTTATTATTCAATGAATTCTGTAATACAAACCTTGTTGACATTTGTGTACAACAGGATTTACAACGTCAAAGGCATTACGATTAGACAACTCGTTGGTTTGGGTCCAAAGCCTGTCAGGAGGTGA
- the yidD gene encoding membrane protein insertion efficiency factor YidD translates to MKKFVLKMIDFYRKHISPATPPKCIYLPTCSSYTYEAVEKFGVFKGLYLGFRRFIRCNPLHKGGYDPVPEQFYFFVHKQGKNKQHRRSV, encoded by the coding sequence ATGAAAAAGTTTGTTCTCAAGATGATAGATTTTTACAGAAAACATATATCGCCTGCAACCCCTCCCAAATGTATTTACTTACCGACATGCTCATCTTATACCTATGAAGCGGTGGAAAAGTTTGGAGTATTTAAAGGTTTGTATTTGGGATTTAGACGTTTTATAAGATGTAACCCATTACACAAAGGGGGCTATGATCCTGTCCCCGAACAGTTTTATTTTTTTGTCCATAAGCAAGGAAAAAACAAACAACACAGAAGGAGTGTATGA
- the rnpA gene encoding ribonuclease P protein component — translation MEGQTFKKKERLRLKRNFKNVFEKGGRLIDNNFVIIYAQNTMDYNRIGIIVNKKFGNAVVRNSVKRYIREIYRTNKTFFPIGYDFVFIPRKELSKNFKRINYSQMKSLILKLVRKISE, via the coding sequence ATGGAAGGGCAAACTTTCAAGAAAAAAGAACGCTTACGATTAAAAAGGAATTTCAAAAATGTTTTTGAAAAGGGCGGGCGTTTAATCGACAATAATTTTGTTATAATATACGCGCAAAATACTATGGATTACAACAGAATTGGTATAATTGTGAACAAAAAATTTGGCAACGCAGTTGTTAGAAACTCAGTTAAAAGATACATCAGAGAAATATATAGAACCAACAAAACTTTTTTCCCAATAGGATACGATTTCGTATTCATTCCAAGAAAAGAATTATCCAAAAATTTTAAACGAATAAATTATTCCCAAATGAAAAGTCTTATTTTAAAGTTGGTGAGGAAGATAAGCGAATGA
- the rpmH gene encoding 50S ribosomal protein L34: MKRTYQPSRIKRKRTHGFLARKRTSTGRNVLRRRRAKGRERLTV; this comes from the coding sequence ATGAAAAGAACATATCAACCATCTAGGATAAAGAGAAAAAGAACTCATGGCTTTTTAGCTAGGAAAAGAACATCAACTGGAAGAAATGTTTTAAGAAGAAGAAGAGCAAAAGGCAGAGAACGTTTAACAGTATAA
- a CDS encoding damage-control phosphatase ARMT1 family protein, with translation MNIDYECIDCLLNHSSELMSKVNTNSSDSFHNIFDDYKKVILTTFEDVTSAHTPYFLVKTFYDSFYDVFGENDYFRTEKADLNQLFIEVYDDLLDFCFSSKDPLYTAFKLSLMGELFCHNSGNSFGELEIEIQNFYNTKRVVINDLEKFKKEIENARLLLFIHNYAGEIVFDKLFIRVMKELNPNLIVHSALKSRPVYKCATKKDADQIFLKEVSIPFDSGSEYLGTDLSFVSPSFKNIYNEADIVIAKGQSNFESLADENTKKLIYYSFVVKCSKIAKHLDVNKEDLIFKRS, from the coding sequence ATGAATATAGATTATGAATGTATCGATTGTCTTCTAAACCACTCTTCTGAGTTAATGTCTAAAGTTAATACTAACTCTTCAGATTCTTTTCATAACATTTTTGATGATTACAAAAAGGTAATTTTAACAACATTCGAGGATGTGACTTCCGCCCATACACCTTATTTTTTGGTAAAAACATTTTATGATTCTTTTTATGATGTTTTTGGTGAAAATGATTACTTTCGTACAGAAAAAGCTGACTTAAACCAACTTTTTATAGAGGTGTATGATGATCTATTGGATTTTTGTTTTTCTAGTAAAGATCCTCTTTATACTGCCTTCAAATTATCACTGATGGGAGAGCTTTTTTGCCACAATTCGGGGAATTCCTTTGGCGAATTGGAGATAGAAATCCAAAATTTTTATAATACAAAGAGGGTAGTAATAAACGATTTAGAAAAATTTAAAAAAGAGATCGAAAATGCCCGGCTCCTGCTTTTTATTCATAATTATGCTGGGGAAATAGTTTTTGATAAGTTATTTATAAGGGTCATGAAAGAATTAAACCCCAACTTGATAGTTCATTCTGCTTTGAAATCTCGCCCAGTTTACAAATGTGCAACTAAAAAAGATGCCGATCAAATTTTTTTAAAAGAGGTTTCTATTCCTTTTGATAGTGGATCTGAATATTTGGGCACCGATTTAAGCTTCGTTAGTCCATCTTTCAAAAATATCTACAATGAAGCAGATATTGTAATAGCTAAAGGACAATCTAACTTTGAAAGTTTGGCTGATGAAAATACAAAAAAATTAATTTATTATTCTTTTGTTGTTAAATGTTCGAAAATTGCGAAACATCTTGATGTGAACAAAGAAGATTTAATATTTAAGCGAAGTTGA